The Nitrospira sp. genome contains a region encoding:
- a CDS encoding glycosyltransferase: MNYLAKNLEGLRRLYPALVQAAQDNPGGLLTIVPSREGSPSATHDGRWVHSGYDPRKEARAWAEARLGEWKTDELGVVLGVGLLYHVEALVALKPREAKLAVVVPDPAVLKDALSARPMDAWVNTVDWIWGTPEVMAERLVTNSVPLRFMAFASAACLHTDAHRDLDAKLRHLVASKQGGRLHVAVVGPIYGGSLPIAHHTVAALQSLGHRVSWLDQSRHQASYDLFGSYREPRHRLTMQSRFADSLSLGVMTHLAEDPPDLVLALAQAPLNLPVLEHLRKKKFLTAMWFVENYRHLTYWQQLAGGYDYWFVIQQAPCFEALKRAGARQVSYLPMAADPALHRPRALTPAEQSEYGADVSFVGAGYANRRAVLPTWLSKDWSFKLWGNEWEGADDLAAVLQRGGARIDTETCMKVFNATAINLNLHSCVGDGLDPEADFVNPRTFELAACGAFQLVDERALFPDLFAPHEMTRFTTLAEVPSLIRTWLADASGRRAIAEAARRRVLAHHTYEHRMRELLAAIGLQQPDRIGTIMRGGRDAGALAQRGDAPPELAALLRSFPPGQRVELKDVAAQIKTKGAGHKLAREELLILMLDCYRAETRDLV; this comes from the coding sequence ATGAACTATCTGGCGAAAAATCTTGAAGGCCTTCGACGGCTTTATCCTGCGCTTGTCCAGGCGGCTCAGGATAACCCGGGCGGGTTGTTGACGATCGTGCCGTCGCGCGAAGGAAGTCCGTCGGCGACGCATGATGGGCGATGGGTACACAGCGGGTATGATCCGCGCAAAGAGGCCCGTGCATGGGCCGAAGCCCGATTGGGCGAATGGAAGACGGACGAACTCGGCGTTGTGCTCGGTGTCGGACTGCTCTATCACGTCGAGGCCTTGGTTGCTCTGAAGCCGAGAGAAGCGAAACTGGCGGTCGTCGTGCCCGATCCGGCGGTGCTCAAGGACGCTCTGTCGGCCAGACCCATGGATGCGTGGGTCAACACGGTCGACTGGATTTGGGGGACGCCGGAAGTGATGGCCGAGCGGCTCGTCACGAATTCGGTGCCGCTCCGCTTCATGGCGTTTGCGTCGGCAGCCTGTCTGCACACCGACGCGCATCGCGACTTGGACGCGAAACTCCGGCATCTGGTGGCGAGCAAACAGGGTGGCCGGCTCCATGTCGCCGTCGTCGGACCGATCTACGGTGGCTCGCTTCCCATCGCCCATCACACGGTGGCGGCGCTCCAATCGCTGGGGCATCGGGTCAGTTGGCTGGATCAGAGCCGCCATCAGGCCAGCTATGATCTGTTCGGATCTTATCGTGAACCGCGGCATCGTCTGACGATGCAAAGCCGGTTCGCGGACAGCCTGAGCCTGGGGGTGATGACGCATCTCGCTGAGGATCCGCCGGATCTTGTGCTGGCGCTCGCGCAGGCGCCGTTGAATCTCCCGGTGCTCGAGCATCTGCGAAAAAAGAAATTTCTCACGGCGATGTGGTTTGTCGAAAACTATCGGCATTTGACCTATTGGCAGCAATTGGCGGGCGGCTACGACTATTGGTTCGTGATCCAGCAAGCCCCGTGTTTTGAGGCGTTGAAACGGGCCGGGGCGCGCCAGGTCAGCTATCTGCCGATGGCGGCCGACCCTGCTCTGCATCGGCCGCGTGCGCTCACTCCGGCCGAACAGAGTGAGTATGGTGCGGATGTGTCGTTCGTTGGCGCAGGATATGCCAACCGTCGCGCGGTCCTTCCCACATGGCTATCGAAGGATTGGTCGTTCAAGCTGTGGGGCAATGAATGGGAAGGCGCGGATGATCTCGCGGCGGTTCTCCAGCGCGGCGGCGCCCGCATCGATACCGAGACCTGTATGAAGGTCTTCAACGCGACAGCCATCAATTTGAATCTTCACTCCTGTGTAGGTGATGGACTCGATCCGGAGGCCGACTTTGTCAATCCACGGACGTTTGAATTGGCGGCGTGCGGTGCGTTTCAACTGGTTGATGAGCGGGCACTCTTTCCCGATCTCTTCGCTCCCCACGAGATGACCCGGTTCACCACTCTGGCTGAAGTCCCGTCACTCATCCGTACGTGGCTCGCTGATGCATCCGGGCGGCGCGCGATTGCCGAGGCGGCGCGCCGCCGCGTGCTTGCCCACCATACGTATGAACATCGCATGAGAGAGCTGTTGGCTGCGATTGGTCTGCAGCAGCCTGACCGGATCGGGACGATCATGCGCGGAGGGCGCGATGCCGGCGCGCTGGCACAGCGGGGAGATGCGCCTCCTGAACTTGCGGCGCTGCTTCGAAGCTTTCCGCCAGGTCAACGTGTGGAGCTCAAGGATGTGGCGGCCCAGATCAAAACAAAAGGCGCAGGCCACAAGTTGGCGAGGGAAGAGCTGTTGATCTTGATGTTGGATTGTTATCGCGCTGAAACGAGAGACCTTGTCTGA
- a CDS encoding helix-turn-helix domain-containing protein: MNNDVSAATTSQLEESPVRDGEILTVMEVARFLRVPKSTVYKLARVGELPASKIGKHWRFLRRDIHEWMHSRSRQG; encoded by the coding sequence ATGAATAATGACGTATCAGCAGCAACGACGAGCCAGCTGGAAGAAAGTCCCGTCCGGGACGGCGAAATCCTAACCGTCATGGAAGTGGCGCGGTTTCTCCGGGTGCCGAAATCAACCGTCTACAAGCTCGCGCGAGTCGGTGAACTCCCGGCTTCCAAGATCGGTAAGCATTGGCGATTCCTGCGCCGTGACATTCATGAGTGGATGCACAGTCGGTCCAGGCAAGGCTAG
- a CDS encoding diguanylate cyclase produces the protein MAIDVRMIHNLARLSRLRASEGGGSVPEIQSTPSTTVLLVASPTVRRAQVWKKLGSGMTVHSYGHQDFSLDRSGSNESPLVIYQIGARFADARKAIARMVQSQHDPCIILLGGTIGSDRVARLLRDGAFDYLTWPCSAARVMESIAGGAEYQRIVHEARRLSVEVSPVTQAPTRDPDGLPSNSRQLSALYQLSEELSRSPDEDGICKALVRGLRTLIQTDMIGIARSNRKQVWIWSETQHREHEARVRRYLLRRLGRLPAEGTRPSTPQPLAHARHLRLVPRSGSQRPQPIEVPANSHERTLAMGQESGFLFVQKTGVEPLLQGERQLLDAAGTALALALQNLDATRRTQDIAMRDPLTEILNRQAFEMALTRELKVGLRYGVPACLLLLDLDYFKTVNERLGHAAGDHVLRTAAELIRSTVRDIDVVGRYEGNTFAVILPHTDRGQTRVLAERLRERIEQHPFAVEAGQVRTTASIGLAAIPDIGVASFADWMRAGDSAVNHAKAQGRNCVVLHTPQPPALACVAALSLAA, from the coding sequence ATGGCCATCGATGTGAGAATGATTCACAACCTTGCCCGGTTGTCCCGCCTTCGAGCTTCGGAGGGCGGTGGTTCTGTCCCTGAGATACAATCGACCCCCTCCACAACGGTTCTGCTGGTTGCCTCTCCAACCGTCCGCCGAGCTCAGGTCTGGAAGAAACTTGGGTCGGGCATGACGGTCCACTCGTATGGACATCAGGACTTTTCCCTCGACCGCAGCGGTTCAAATGAATCTCCATTGGTGATCTATCAAATCGGGGCCCGCTTTGCCGATGCCCGAAAGGCTATTGCCCGCATGGTTCAGTCGCAACACGATCCCTGTATCATTCTGCTCGGGGGAACGATCGGTTCGGATCGAGTCGCCAGGCTGTTGCGAGATGGCGCATTCGACTATCTGACCTGGCCTTGTTCTGCGGCTAGGGTGATGGAATCGATTGCAGGTGGCGCCGAGTACCAGCGTATCGTACACGAAGCGAGGCGCCTATCCGTAGAAGTCTCTCCAGTCACACAGGCGCCGACACGCGATCCTGACGGACTGCCGTCGAATAGCCGGCAGCTGTCGGCGTTGTACCAGCTCTCCGAAGAACTCTCGAGATCGCCTGATGAGGATGGGATCTGCAAGGCGTTAGTTCGCGGATTACGAACCTTGATCCAGACAGATATGATCGGGATCGCCAGATCAAACCGCAAGCAAGTATGGATCTGGTCTGAGACCCAGCATCGAGAACACGAAGCCCGTGTTCGTCGCTATCTGCTTCGCCGGCTCGGTCGCCTGCCTGCCGAAGGTACTCGACCGTCGACTCCGCAGCCACTCGCGCACGCGCGACATCTTCGTCTCGTACCACGTTCAGGGTCTCAGCGACCGCAGCCGATCGAAGTGCCGGCGAATAGCCATGAACGTACTCTGGCGATGGGGCAGGAATCGGGCTTTCTTTTCGTTCAGAAGACCGGCGTAGAGCCTCTCTTACAGGGGGAGCGACAATTGCTCGATGCGGCCGGCACTGCTCTCGCGCTTGCATTACAGAACCTCGATGCGACTCGCCGAACGCAGGATATCGCCATGCGTGACCCGTTGACCGAAATACTGAATAGGCAAGCATTCGAGATGGCATTGACACGGGAATTGAAGGTTGGGCTTCGCTATGGGGTTCCGGCCTGTCTTTTGTTATTGGATTTGGATTATTTCAAGACCGTAAATGAGCGTCTTGGGCATGCGGCCGGAGATCATGTGCTTAGGACGGCGGCCGAGCTGATACGAAGCACCGTGCGTGACATTGATGTGGTCGGTCGATACGAAGGCAACACCTTCGCAGTTATCCTTCCGCATACTGATCGGGGGCAGACTCGTGTCCTTGCGGAACGGTTGCGGGAGCGCATCGAGCAACACCCGTTTGCAGTCGAGGCGGGACAGGTCCGCACCACTGCCAGTATAGGCTTGGCCGCCATTCCCGATATCGGCGTTGCCTCATTTGCGGACTGGATGAGAGCCGGTGATTCCGCGGTGAATCACGCAAAAGCTCAGGGTCGGAACTGCGTTGTTCTCCACACGCCGCAACCGCCGGCTTTGGCATGCGTGGCCGCGCTGAGCCTTGCGGCATAA
- a CDS encoding glycosyltransferase family 9 protein — MPRALVIQLARLGDLLQTLPAITGLRARFPETRLDLLCPAHLVEVGRLIPGIEHVLAWDGAAWQQRAEMARQDLRAEHLIEVEAALGALAPERYDCAYVLNQHRRALVAASLLGREVKGPLQHGPLDEALTPWAAYVRDVAQRRRGQRVHLADAFCGLCGVSPPERIVMLNCPTVQLSDDLDCIGKQGAPWVALIVGAGETERVVPTQVWRRWITSFFAAAPQGRVVLVGTEQERAAEIQALLSPTALGRIWDTTGRTSLAQLAVILMRCHRIIGSDTGPLHLASALGRPVIGWYFARARVHETGPYGFHHLVWQAEEARDGTWPVDETLAAVLEQGLHAPAGWSVWTSHYDRWGAYYSPVGHPPVPPHEREALWRELEPACS; from the coding sequence ATGCCACGTGCACTGGTCATACAACTGGCTCGATTGGGCGATCTGCTGCAAACTCTTCCGGCGATCACGGGACTCCGCGCCCGTTTTCCAGAGACACGACTTGATCTGCTCTGCCCGGCGCATCTGGTTGAGGTCGGGCGCCTGATTCCCGGCATTGAACACGTCCTTGCGTGGGATGGAGCAGCCTGGCAACAGCGCGCTGAAATGGCGCGGCAGGACTTGCGTGCGGAACATCTCATCGAGGTCGAAGCAGCGCTCGGGGCGTTGGCGCCGGAGCGGTATGACTGTGCGTACGTCCTCAATCAACATCGTCGAGCGCTGGTGGCTGCGTCCTTGCTTGGCCGGGAAGTGAAGGGGCCGTTGCAACACGGACCGCTCGACGAGGCGTTGACACCTTGGGCAGCCTACGTGCGTGATGTGGCGCAGCGGCGCCGGGGCCAGCGGGTGCACCTCGCCGACGCGTTCTGTGGGCTCTGCGGAGTGTCTCCACCGGAACGGATCGTCATGCTGAATTGTCCGACGGTTCAACTATCGGACGATCTGGACTGCATCGGGAAGCAAGGGGCTCCGTGGGTCGCGCTCATTGTGGGGGCAGGGGAGACTGAGCGGGTCGTGCCTACACAGGTGTGGCGCCGGTGGATTACCTCTTTTTTCGCCGCGGCACCGCAAGGCCGTGTTGTACTGGTTGGAACAGAGCAGGAGCGGGCAGCCGAGATTCAGGCACTTCTGTCTCCAACAGCGTTGGGACGGATTTGGGATACGACGGGCCGTACGTCGCTCGCTCAGCTGGCCGTGATTCTCATGCGCTGTCATCGAATTATCGGCTCCGATACAGGCCCACTGCATCTTGCTTCGGCGCTCGGCAGACCGGTCATCGGCTGGTATTTCGCACGGGCACGGGTGCATGAAACGGGACCGTATGGTTTCCACCACCTCGTGTGGCAAGCGGAAGAGGCGAGGGACGGAACGTGGCCGGTCGATGAAACTCTCGCGGCAGTCTTGGAGCAGGGCCTTCATGCACCGGCCGGCTGGAGTGTATGGACGAGTCACTACGACAGATGGGGCGCGTATTACTCCCCAGTCGGACACCCACCCGTTCCGCCGCACGAGCGGGAAGCCCTCTGGCGTGAATTGGAGCCGGCGTGCTCATGA
- a CDS encoding glycosyltransferase family 9 protein — translation MKQVLIVNITRMGDLVQMGTLLVRLREEWPGVAVDLVVDRQFAPVASMLNGLRDIIAYDFHALIDESRACVKDTVALYREVAAWAGDLHKRRYDRIINLTFNRPSALLADYVGAPDIRGARSAWDGGTVIDNPWMAYFTDIHQIRRINRFNLVDVYALAGSRPGLFAPLRVTAPAESGDWAQRFLSIPERPDTKWIAVQAGASDVMKAWRPQHFGETLARFSTRWAGGILFVGSASEQETVAHVIRTYREAGGRSSIKNAVGQTTLGQLTALLARCRLLLTNDTGPMHLAVGVQTPVIDLSVGHVDFQETGPYGTGHWVVQPDLDCAPCGFDQVCPHHACKDRLPIDSIVEIMRHAVGEGPLPMVVPGYRLYRSGIDEDQLGCFQLVSGREDAAIAWYAAFWRRRWYASFTGQPSRLPVLNGLPPDAQEASACIGAMAPLLDKLCQRADHIVKLIGQTPIPVHAVQSLQRTQAEDRQKVAMTGTATWATKPLTTAALRLLHQDNVQGLEQMARHHAAAYHRWRRELGIVASRLASVSETVNPNPIVPASCASIG, via the coding sequence ATGAAGCAAGTGTTGATTGTGAACATTACCCGCATGGGAGATCTCGTGCAAATGGGCACGCTGCTGGTCCGCCTTCGAGAAGAATGGCCGGGTGTGGCAGTGGACCTGGTGGTCGATCGGCAATTCGCACCGGTGGCCTCCATGCTGAATGGGTTGCGCGACATCATCGCCTATGATTTCCATGCATTGATCGACGAAAGCCGTGCCTGCGTCAAAGATACCGTCGCGCTGTATCGAGAAGTCGCGGCATGGGCCGGAGATCTGCACAAGCGCCGCTATGACCGCATCATCAACCTCACGTTCAACCGTCCGAGCGCGCTGCTGGCTGACTACGTCGGAGCTCCGGATATCCGTGGGGCGCGGAGCGCGTGGGATGGGGGCACGGTCATCGACAATCCCTGGATGGCCTACTTTACCGACATTCACCAGATCCGCCGGATCAATCGATTCAACCTCGTCGATGTCTATGCGCTGGCCGGGAGCCGGCCCGGCTTGTTTGCGCCGCTGCGTGTGACGGCACCGGCCGAAAGCGGAGATTGGGCGCAGCGCTTTTTGTCAATCCCGGAACGACCGGATACCAAGTGGATTGCGGTGCAAGCCGGAGCGAGTGACGTGATGAAGGCTTGGCGCCCGCAGCATTTCGGCGAGACGCTGGCACGCTTCAGTACACGATGGGCCGGCGGTATCCTGTTTGTCGGATCCGCATCGGAACAGGAAACCGTTGCCCATGTCATTAGGACGTACCGAGAAGCGGGTGGGCGCAGCTCGATCAAGAATGCCGTGGGTCAGACGACGCTCGGGCAACTCACCGCCCTCTTGGCCCGCTGCCGGCTGCTGCTCACGAACGACACGGGACCGATGCATCTGGCCGTCGGCGTGCAGACTCCGGTTATCGATCTGTCTGTCGGCCACGTGGATTTTCAGGAAACCGGTCCCTATGGAACGGGGCACTGGGTTGTGCAACCGGATCTGGACTGCGCGCCCTGCGGCTTCGACCAGGTCTGTCCGCATCACGCCTGTAAGGACCGTTTGCCGATCGACTCCATCGTCGAGATCATGCGACATGCGGTGGGAGAAGGGCCTCTGCCCATGGTTGTCCCTGGGTATCGCTTGTATCGATCGGGCATCGACGAAGATCAGTTAGGCTGTTTCCAGCTCGTCTCCGGCCGCGAGGATGCTGCCATAGCCTGGTATGCGGCTTTCTGGCGACGCCGGTGGTATGCGTCGTTTACCGGACAGCCCAGCCGGCTGCCGGTCTTGAACGGTCTTCCTCCCGATGCCCAGGAGGCATCGGCGTGCATCGGAGCCATGGCGCCTCTACTCGACAAGCTCTGCCAACGCGCCGACCATATTGTGAAGCTTATTGGGCAAACACCCATTCCTGTCCATGCCGTTCAATCACTCCAGCGGACTCAGGCGGAGGATCGTCAGAAAGTCGCCATGACCGGCACGGCGACGTGGGCCACAAAGCCATTGACCACGGCCGCGCTCCGCCTGCTGCATCAGGACAATGTGCAAGGACTGGAACAGATGGCGCGGCATCACGCGGCCGCCTATCATCGATGGCGCCGCGAGCTGGGCATTGTGGCCTCTCGCCTTGCATCCGTCTCTGAAACCGTTAACCCAAACCCGATCGTGCCCGCTTCGTGCGCAAGCATCGGATAA
- the fliS gene encoding flagellar export chaperone FliS, producing the protein MLTQNARQYQQTQVMTSSRVQIVVLLYDAAIQSIELARAGIESNDTKEKARFLGRAISIIGELNSVLDFQQGGEIAQSLHRLYDYMLNELVAANARNKAHHLDGPLRCLTTLREGWREIAAQQARMAAA; encoded by the coding sequence ATGCTTACTCAAAACGCCAGACAGTATCAGCAGACCCAGGTCATGACTTCGTCGAGAGTCCAAATCGTGGTGCTGCTGTATGACGCGGCCATTCAATCGATCGAGCTGGCTCGGGCCGGGATCGAGTCGAACGACACGAAGGAAAAAGCGCGGTTTCTCGGTCGAGCCATTTCCATCATCGGGGAGCTCAATAGCGTCCTCGATTTCCAGCAAGGCGGGGAGATCGCGCAATCGTTGCATCGGCTTTACGACTACATGCTCAACGAACTAGTCGCGGCCAATGCCCGTAATAAGGCACACCATCTTGATGGTCCGTTGCGGTGCTTGACCACGCTGCGCGAAGGCTGGCGTGAAATCGCAGCGCAGCAGGCGCGCATGGCGGCAGCATGA
- a CDS encoding flagellar protein FlaG: protein MIHSVTPKADPRVGRVREEELSAAAGQKPRAKTNESDSQSSSQRVADRAVVDEAAAKVNEMLVLVDPQLKIKVDEETERVVVKVVEQKSGEVIRQIPPEELLELEKYLTGPKGLLLREQA, encoded by the coding sequence ATGATACACAGCGTTACACCAAAGGCAGATCCTCGGGTCGGTCGCGTTCGCGAGGAAGAACTATCGGCTGCGGCCGGGCAGAAGCCGCGCGCAAAGACGAACGAGTCGGACAGCCAGTCGAGTTCCCAGCGGGTCGCTGATCGCGCCGTGGTCGACGAGGCTGCGGCGAAGGTCAACGAGATGCTGGTTCTAGTGGATCCGCAACTCAAGATCAAAGTGGACGAAGAGACCGAACGAGTGGTGGTGAAAGTCGTTGAGCAAAAATCCGGCGAGGTCATTCGCCAGATTCCCCCTGAAGAGCTGCTGGAACTGGAAAAGTACCTGACGGGCCCGAAAGGGTTGTTGCTGCGCGAGCAAGCATAG
- a CDS encoding chemotaxis response regulator CheY, producing MPADPNMKILVVDDMVTMRRIVKNILKQLGFANLEEAENGQEALQKLRADTYGFVVSDWNMPVMTGIDMLRAIRADEKLKATPVLMVTAEAQQSNLVEAVQAGVSNYIVKPFTAETLQEKIAKIFK from the coding sequence ATGCCAGCCGATCCGAACATGAAGATCCTCGTCGTCGATGACATGGTGACGATGAGGAGAATCGTGAAGAACATTTTGAAGCAGCTTGGTTTTGCCAATTTAGAAGAGGCGGAGAACGGACAGGAAGCTCTGCAGAAGCTGCGGGCGGACACGTACGGATTCGTCGTCTCGGATTGGAACATGCCGGTCATGACGGGCATCGACATGCTTCGGGCGATCCGTGCGGACGAGAAGCTCAAGGCCACGCCTGTGTTGATGGTGACGGCCGAGGCTCAGCAAAGCAACTTGGTTGAAGCCGTGCAGGCGGGGGTGAGTAATTACATCGTCAAGCCCTTTACGGCTGAGACACTGCAGGAAAAGATCGCGAAGATCTTCAAATAG
- a CDS encoding flagellin FliC produces MAIIVNNNPASISAQRNLGVSTGSLGRSVERLSSGLRITRAADDAAGLGLSETLRAHIRSINQAVRNSSDGISLTQIADGAAATIGNLMGRLRELASQSASGTVGATERSYIDLEFVALRSEIDRIAQVTEFNGQALTSGSSISFTMQVGFKSGTGNTLTMDLNQLTISALGISSVNVSTSANAQSALSNIDSAISAVATARAEYGSLQNRFEATIANLEISSENLTAAESRIRDADIAYETSQFTKNQVLVQTGIAVLAQANTLPQQALALLQ; encoded by the coding sequence ATGGCCATTATCGTCAACAACAATCCTGCATCCATTTCGGCCCAGCGCAACCTGGGTGTGAGTACGGGGAGCCTGGGACGCTCGGTCGAGCGCCTCTCGTCCGGTCTCCGGATCACCCGCGCTGCGGATGACGCTGCCGGTCTCGGATTGTCCGAGACGTTGCGCGCCCACATTCGCAGCATCAACCAAGCCGTTCGGAACTCTTCGGACGGGATCAGTTTGACGCAGATCGCCGACGGCGCGGCTGCCACGATCGGCAACCTGATGGGCCGGCTTCGCGAGCTGGCTTCCCAGTCGGCCAGCGGCACGGTGGGTGCCACCGAACGGTCGTACATCGACCTGGAGTTCGTGGCGCTGCGTTCTGAAATCGACCGTATCGCGCAGGTGACGGAGTTCAACGGGCAAGCCTTGACCAGCGGCAGCTCGATCAGTTTCACGATGCAGGTGGGCTTCAAGAGCGGCACCGGCAACACGTTGACGATGGACCTGAACCAGCTGACGATCTCCGCGCTGGGCATCAGCAGCGTGAACGTGTCCACGTCGGCCAATGCGCAGAGCGCGTTGAGCAACATCGACAGCGCCATCAGCGCCGTGGCAACCGCCCGCGCCGAATACGGGTCGCTCCAGAATCGGTTTGAAGCCACGATCGCGAATTTGGAGATTTCCAGCGAGAACCTGACAGCGGCCGAATCTCGGATCCGCGATGCGGACATTGCGTATGAGACGTCACAGTTCACCAAGAATCAGGTCTTGGTGCAAACGGGTATCGCCGTGCTTGCGCAGGCGAATACGTTGCCGCAGCAGGCGTTGGCGCTACTCCAATAA
- the fliD gene encoding flagellar filament capping protein FliD, with amino-acid sequence MATISFGGLGNGLDFGQVVDQLVKASRIPVDRLNTKKADLNSKSTDYATLSTKLIALQSAADRMRLPSNFDRSSVSVGDSTVLTATGASTAVQGSYTVKVTQLAQSHQMTNKAAKAVVATTTDIVSGASGTFTFHVGSGSNQTVNLSATGTIDDLKTAINDLGAGATASVVNTGSEASPAYRLVLTATSTGASTGVTIVADDTDLDFLNGSGTGGTDTLQAAQDAVIVVGDPNLNPLTFQRGSNTITDAISGVTLTLSKTTGSSTVAINVSRDVAAVQTNIKDLATAYNEVVKFINERNTYDITTKKGGIFFNEPTVRTVLGQLRTALSSVVPGLTTYASVGEIGVKTERDGTVTVDEAKLNAALSSNYTAVKDLFVNQADSAGIAQLLNLSVDTLDDIESGALTLRKKGLTDQISDLTDEITRKEDVIAQYEDRLRRQYAALDGLLGQLQSQLGFLQTNSSLTRRN; translated from the coding sequence ATGGCGACGATAAGCTTTGGCGGCCTTGGGAACGGACTCGATTTCGGTCAGGTCGTCGACCAACTCGTCAAGGCGTCGCGCATACCTGTCGACCGGCTCAATACGAAGAAAGCCGACCTCAATTCGAAATCGACCGATTACGCCACGTTGAGCACAAAGTTGATCGCCCTGCAAAGCGCGGCCGATCGAATGCGTCTGCCCTCCAATTTCGACCGCTCCAGCGTGTCGGTCGGCGACTCGACGGTGCTCACAGCCACGGGCGCATCCACGGCGGTTCAGGGAAGCTACACCGTCAAAGTCACACAACTGGCGCAGTCGCATCAGATGACGAACAAGGCCGCGAAAGCAGTCGTGGCGACCACAACCGATATTGTGAGCGGCGCTTCGGGGACCTTCACGTTTCATGTCGGCAGCGGCAGCAATCAAACCGTCAACCTGAGCGCCACAGGGACGATTGACGATCTTAAAACCGCCATCAATGACCTCGGCGCCGGCGCCACAGCGTCGGTAGTCAACACAGGCAGCGAGGCTTCTCCCGCCTATCGGCTGGTGTTGACGGCTACCAGTACCGGCGCCAGCACCGGGGTGACGATTGTGGCGGACGATACCGACCTCGACTTTCTGAACGGGAGTGGAACTGGAGGAACCGATACGCTGCAGGCGGCCCAAGATGCCGTGATCGTCGTGGGTGACCCGAATCTGAATCCACTGACGTTTCAGCGCGGCAGCAACACTATTACCGATGCCATCTCCGGAGTGACGTTGACCCTGAGCAAGACCACAGGCTCGAGTACGGTTGCGATCAATGTCTCGCGGGATGTGGCGGCCGTCCAGACCAACATCAAGGATCTGGCGACGGCCTACAACGAGGTGGTGAAGTTCATCAACGAGCGGAACACGTATGACATCACCACGAAGAAGGGCGGGATCTTTTTCAACGAGCCGACTGTACGGACTGTGCTTGGCCAATTGAGGACCGCCCTCTCCTCCGTCGTGCCCGGCCTGACCACTTATGCTTCGGTGGGTGAGATCGGCGTTAAAACGGAGCGCGACGGCACCGTCACCGTCGATGAGGCCAAGTTGAATGCCGCGCTCAGCTCAAATTACACAGCCGTGAAGGATCTGTTTGTCAATCAGGCCGACAGCGCCGGGATCGCGCAACTCCTGAACCTGTCGGTGGATACGCTCGATGACATTGAATCCGGCGCGTTGACACTGCGGAAGAAAGGTCTGACCGACCAGATCTCGGATCTGACCGACGAGATTACGAGGAAAGAGGATGTCATCGCGCAGTATGAAGACCGGCTCCGTCGACAGTACGCTGCGCTCGATGGGTTGCTTGGACAACTGCAGAGCCAGCTTGGTTTCCTCCAGACCAATTCCTCGCTGACGAGAAGAAACTAA
- a CDS encoding P-loop NTPase, with translation MARIISVASGKGGVGKSVIAANLALVLAQKGRQVVLADLDIGGADAHVLLGLPNPALTLTDFLNRRVEQLDALAQQLPIHPSLRIIPGTGDTLATANMPYSQKRRLIRNFQDIHADVIVVDIGAGTSYHALDFFLMADHHLAVATPDPTSVLDLYRFIKLAAIRRVLSMFLTRNVMAEGLANRDYSSVEEVLDVAGKTDESGRSIAEATLSVFQPALILNRVTGRARVNVPQLKKLLKDYVGGDLTLLGEIPEDPAMEQAVRAYIPVVQHAPSSPAAVALAKTAEALAQLLRSSLPQAA, from the coding sequence ATGGCACGCATCATCTCCGTCGCATCCGGCAAAGGCGGGGTTGGAAAAAGTGTGATTGCGGCCAACCTGGCTCTGGTCTTGGCGCAAAAAGGCAGGCAGGTGGTCCTTGCCGACCTCGATATCGGAGGCGCTGACGCCCATGTGCTGCTGGGCCTCCCCAACCCAGCGCTTACCCTGACTGACTTTCTCAATCGGCGGGTTGAACAGCTGGATGCCCTGGCTCAACAGCTTCCCATTCACCCCTCGTTGCGCATTATTCCAGGGACAGGCGACACCCTCGCGACCGCCAATATGCCCTATTCACAAAAACGGCGCCTTATTCGAAACTTCCAAGATATCCATGCCGACGTGATCGTCGTCGATATTGGAGCGGGAACAAGCTACCATGCGCTTGATTTTTTTCTGATGGCCGACCATCACCTCGCCGTGGCTACGCCGGACCCCACCTCCGTTCTGGACCTCTATCGCTTCATCAAGCTGGCCGCGATCCGTCGAGTCTTATCGATGTTCTTAACGCGCAATGTGATGGCAGAGGGACTGGCAAACCGGGATTACAGCAGCGTGGAGGAAGTCTTGGACGTCGCGGGCAAGACCGACGAATCCGGCCGGTCGATCGCGGAAGCTACCCTGAGCGTGTTTCAACCGGCTCTCATCCTCAATCGTGTTACCGGGCGTGCTCGCGTCAATGTGCCGCAGCTCAAGAAGCTGCTCAAAGACTATGTGGGGGGTGATTTGACATTATTAGGTGAGATTCCCGAGGACCCTGCAATGGAGCAAGCGGTGCGGGCATACATCCCGGTGGTTCAACACGCTCCATCATCTCCGGCTGCCGTCGCACTCGCGAAAACCGCCGAAGCGCTGGCACAGTTGCTGCGCAGCTCCTTGCCGCAAGCAGCTTGA